CCACCGAGAAAGAGCTGCTGTTCCGCAGCCTTGAGCGCCTCTTCTTGAGCAGGTCGGCGTCGCGCACATGGGAGAAGGAGCCGTGCGCGCGGGGCGGGGGCACCGGCCCGGGCTCCCCATTGACCGAGGGCCGTCGCAGCCTCACGCCGCCACCGCCCGGCGCCCCCGCCCCGTTCACCAGCCCCTCGACCGGGACCTCCGCGGGTCGCGCCTCTCGGGGGACCTCGGCCCCGCTGTCCTTGCAGGCGCGGCCCGTGTCCGCGTTCCTGGAGGCCGCCCCCGGGGCCGCCCCGTCCGCACGGTCTTCGGCTTCCTTGGGCTCCTGGGGCGCCTCGGCCCCGTGACCGCGCAGCCGCTGCGCCAGGCCTCCGGCGTCCAGGTCGTCGGGCGGGCTGGACTGGGCGCTGCCCACGCGGTACGTGCCGGCGCCGCCGCCGCCCTCCAGCTGTACCAGCTGCAGCTCCTGCCCGGTGCAGAAGGCGCGGATCTGGCATAGGTACGTCATGACGATGAGCTTGTCGGGCACCGACAGCAGCACCATGTCCGCTGGCTCCAGCAGCCGCGACACGCCCAGAGCCGCGAAGCCATCGAAGGCCTGGGGGAAGGGTGCGCTCGGGGTCAGCGGCGGCAGTGGCCCGCGCCACCCAGCAACGCTGCAGTGCCGCCCCACGGAGGGGGTCCCCGGGATTGGCACCCCAGGCTTTGCCTAGCAACACCGCCCCCTCCTAACAAGGGAAATCCAGCAAGAGGGCCCGCCCTCGCGTTGCTTAGCAACGGCACACAGTCCGCCCCGTTACCAAAGTGTGGTTTTGGAAAAACCATCTAAGGGAggaaaaacactttaaaacaaacaaacaaaaataaggaaaacaaacaatttAATGACGAAAGGGGTAAAAAGAGGCAAAACTTCCAGAAGCCACTGCTGGGCCCAGCAGCCCACCTTATCCAAATCTGAGACTGAAAGCCTGGCTCTCTAGACCCTCCTTCCCTCCAGGCAGCCCCCCATCCCATCTCACCTGCTTGTTGTTCTGCTTGATGTTGAGTGGGTCTAGGGAGGCATAATCACTGCAGAGAGAGTGCTGGTCAGAGACTGGGTCCACACTGCCCTCCCTGATGGCTCCCCCATCCATTCCCACCCCTCTGGCAGCTCACATCTTGTCTGGGTAGAATCGGTGCAGGATGGCACAGAAGGCCAAGCCGTTGCGCCAGGATGTGGTGAAGTTGGTGATGCGAACACCACGGTAGCCAGCGGTGACTGCCTGGCACCACTCCAGcagggactggctggagctgaCCACGGCAGGTGTTGCCTGGGGACACAGGGGTGGGCTTAGGGAGTGTATAAATGGGCTCTGTGCCCTCTGCCTCTTGGGGAAGCTCACGCCTGGCACAAAACAGCCCCATCTCTGAGCTTGCAGGGGTCACCACAGACCACTGGCCAGAGCCTTGGGGCCAGGTAAAAGGGTTTTCAGATGCAGGGTTATCTGCCAAGGTCACCTAAAAGGTCAGTGGCCCCCAGACAAGATCAGAGGTCACCAGCAGCCAGACCTCAAGGTCAGCCCAGAAAATCAGCTTAAAGGTGTCCAGCTCCATGCGGCCCAGGGAAGATGGGGTAGGAGAACCAGGGCATCCTGAGAAAGGAAGGGATGAGGGGGCTCCTTCAAGCTGAGCCCCGCACCCCACCCGATCCCATTCCACCAGGTGGGTCCATGCAGAGCCGCCGTTCGCTCAGCCCCAGGTTAGTGGGAAGCAGCAGACTGGGCCCTCGGCGGCCCCCATCCCTACCTGGCTGCCCAGCAGCCTCCTGTCCTCTTCAGCCTTTCCTGGGGAAGAGGCCCTGggtgccccagcccctgccccactgGCCACCTGTGCTTCGGGCGGGCTGGCCTCTGCGAGGCTTCCCTCAGCTTCTTTCCCCTTCTTATTTCCCAAGAccccagcctccacttcctgggcctTAAAAGTACCAGATTCATTCTCTGGAGACTCTAAAACCTTCATCCCTGCTTCCTGGGCCCCCCAAGCCCCAGATTTTCCCTCTGATATCCTCCAAAccccagcctcttcctcctggacTCTCAGAACTCGACTCTCTGACCCTTGTACTCCTGAAATCTCTGCTTTTGCTTCCTGGGATCCTAAAACTCTTGGCTGAGTGACTGGGGCCCTTAAAGCCTCATATTTGAGAGCACTCCCAACTTCAGTCTCTGCTTCCTGGACCCCCGAAGTCTGAGcctcttccttctcagcctctggaactataatttctgtcttttgagTCATCAGTACTTGGGCCTCTGccattccagcctctgcctctgagaTCCCTGAACCCCCCACCTCTGTCTCCTCGGCCCCAGCTACCTCAGATTCTAGCCCTGGGACCCCCGAACTCCTAGATGCTATCTCTCGGGTCCCCAATATCTCAGTTTCTACTGTCCCAGTCTCTATCTCTAGAACCTCTGAACCCCCAACCTCTTTCCCCTGAATCCCTGTTATATCAGCTTCTATCCCTGGAACCCCTGAATCCCTAGATGCTATCTCTTGGGTCCCCAATATCGCACCTTCTGCTGTCCCAGTCTCTATTCCCGGAACccccaaaagccccacctctaTCTCCTGGACTACCAATATATCAGACTCTGCTATCTCAGCTTCTATCTCTGGGACCCCTGAATCCCTAGCTGTTATCTCCTGGGTCCCTAATATTTTAGCCTCTGTCCTCTTAGCCTCTGTCTCTGGTACCCGAGAAGCttccacctctgtctcctgggtcccCAGCATCTCAGATTCTGCTATCGTATCTTCTATCTTCAGTGGCCCCAAATCCCTAGCTATCTCCTGGGTCCCCAGTACCTCAGTCTCTGCTATCTTAGTTCTTGTCTGCAAAACTCCTGAACCCCCAGCCTCTGTTTTCTGAGTCCCCAGTACCTCAGATTCTGCCACCCCAGTCTCTGTCCCTGGGGTCTCTATGACCCccacctctgtttcctgggtctccagtccCTCACACTGTCCTGTCCCAGCAAGCTCTGACTCCAGGACCCTTGATCTTGCTGCTTCTATCTCCAAGGCCCCCAGTATCTCAATTTCTAGTGTCCTAGTCTCTGGGAACCCTGACCCCTCAACTTCTTTCTCCCGGGTTCCTGGCACCTCCAACCCTACCACCTCAGTCTCTGTTTCCAGGACCCCTGAAGccccagcttctgcctcccagcctcccagaccCCTGGATATTGCCCCCTGGGCAGGTGATAACACGGCCCCCTGCCAGCTGCTCACCTGGGGCCTGGTGCTTACTGCTCCAACAGAGGGGCCCTGCTCCAGGCCTGTCCCCTCAATACCAGGGGCTCCGCCCCTCACTTCTACACcctctctctcctggcctgcagcAGCCCTGGCCCCCTTCAGGTCACCAAGTTGCCCAGAGTACCCTACAGTCTGATCCATCGTCCTGACTCCCACCCTCCCCTGAGAGCCCCTTGGAGGAGCCTCAGGGGTCCCCCTGCATCTTGCCTCAGGCATCAACCCTGTTGCCTCTGGTCCCTTAGTGTCCACATGTCTCACCTTTGACCTGTGCTCAGCATCCACTTGACAAACTGCTGAACTctcttcagcctccccagctcTGACTCCTGACCTCTTAGTGTTTgcctctctgcctcctgaccTGGGCTCAGTGTCCACCCCACTGGCCTCTGGACTGTCCCCAGTGCCCATCTCTTCAGCCTTGACTCTCTGCCCTCCAAAAGGGTCTCCAGAGCCTTTATCCTCAATGCTCAGGCCCAGCCTAGCTCCATGGGCTTCTGTCCCTTCCTGAGGGCATGCCTGGGCCTGGGTCTCCCTAGCAGAGCCCAATCCTGCTGGAGGAGCCCCTGAGGCTTTGGGAACCTCATCTTCCCCTTGGGGGACTGGGGGCCGGAGGGCATCAGAGCCTTTCCGGAGCCGAGGGGCTGGGGTTGGGGCCGTGTCCTGGCCTGGCTGCCTTGAAGACCTGAGAAGAAAGCAGGAGGGGGAGTTGGGGGGCTGCTGTGGCCCCAAATCTCAGCACCATCCCCCACCCCTCAGACTGTTGGGGCCCTGGAGAGGCAGGTTGGTGGGGTGAGGACTGCGGCTCCTATCAGGGGGCAATGGGGGTGGGGCTGGTTCCAAAGCTCACCTCATCTCTGGTGAGGTTTCCGGGGGCCTTGGGGCCTCAGGGCCCACCTGGCCCCCGGCTTCAGTAGCTCGTTCTGGCCCCTGGCCTCGGGAGGCTCTGGCCGGGGGTGCAGGAGCACTCACAGGGGCTGGGCTGGTATCCTCAGCATTAGAAGGGCTGGCAACTGAGAAGAAAGTGGGGGATGCTGTGGCCTGGGCCCAGTGACCTGGGGTCCGgtctccacccccaaccccagcctgGGTCTCACCTGTCTGCCGGGGTCGTCCTtgaccttcctcctcctcttcacaaAGCGTCTTCAGCTCTCGAGAGGGATCTGGGGGTGGTAGGAGAGGGCAGAAGGGCAGAGTCAGCCCAGGGCAGGGCCCTGCAGGCCTGACCCCCTCCCCCAACTACGGTGCAGGGCCTACCTGGGAAACGCCCCGGCCTCAGGGCACCGCCCCGGCCTGCGAGAAGAGACAGGCCCACAgatgtggagagaaagagagagagaaccacaATAGTGGACAGAGAAAAAGCCTGGACAAGCAGCGGGGAGGGATGAGGAAGCCCCAGCTGGCCCAGGAGGGCTGGTGGTGAGGGATCAGGAGCGGGGCTTCTGAGCCAGCTGTCCTGGGTCAGGTACGGGCCCGGCAAGCACCACACAGGGATGAGAAGAGgacccaggagcccaggaagACATTGGGAACCCATCCTCCAGGACTCAGTTGAAGACTAAGGCCATCACGGAACCAGCAGCCAGGTTGGGACGATTGAGGTTGCCGGGTTGGTTGGGACTGCCTGGGCAGTTATGAGTTCCCATCACACGGCGGGCACAGCAAGTGGCTGGTGGCCCGGGAAACCCTCCCTCCCCAGGTCTTGGCAGTCTGGATCCACAGCAGGCTGTGAGCCCACCTGGCTGGGTGACTTGAGCCCGGGCCTCGGGGGCTCCTGGGCCATGAGCCTCGTCTTcatcactctcagcaaaatcaTCCAAGTTGCCCACATCACTAGGCTTCACACTCATGAGGCTTGCAAGACTCTGCATGTCATCGtccctggggggcagaggttaaAGGTGAGGGTGGGGGTTAGAGGTCACAGGCCAGGGTCAAGGAGGGCAGGTAGGCACTCACGTGGCACGGCCCTCCCGCAGCAACACCCCGGAAAGAGTGAGGCTCAGCTCAGCCTGCACCACCTTCACTGACTTCGGCTTCAGCCGCAGCCTCAGCGGGACTTGGGCAGGCACGGGCCCTGCATGGCGGGCCAGGTCCACCTCGGCCGTGGCCAGCACCTTCCGCTGCCCCTTAGACTCCTGTGGGCCAGAGGAGAGACCAGGGGAAGGAGCATCAGTGCTGTCCCGGGGTCCCCAAGATTCCAGACCCAAGCCCACTCCAGACACTcacattttcaataataaatgtCCACTCTTTGGCCTCATACTGGTCCACGTGGGGGTCCTGGGAAGGAGTACTGGTGAGTACACGGCTGCTGGGGCGGCAGCAAAGGGAGCAGAGCCTGTGCTGGCTCAGGAGGGGCTTGGTggtggtggctttttttttttttttttgagatggagtcttgctctgtcgtccaggctagggtgcgatcttggctctctgcaacctctgcctcccaggttcaagcaattctcgtgccttaccctcccaaggagctgggattacaggtgcgtgcggTGGTGGCTTTTACACATGCTGCTACCTCCTCCTGGGATGCACCCCAGGTTCTGGTCCCAGCTGCCTCTCATGCTGCATGCGTTGGGTAAATGCTGCCTCCTCCAAGGAGACCTCCTGGGCCAGTCATGCTGAGCAGGCCCCCCTAATGCTTGGCCTCACCCCCCGCATCCTCTTCTATCTGGATGAACAACCTACCAGGAGACCCGGGTGACTGCCCGTGTTGCAATTGCCTGCCCTGTTGCCATTCATGCTGGAGGGCTAGAGACTCACCCTGTAGAGGGTCACGGAGATGTCCACATTCTCAGGTACCATCCACACCACGGTGCCCCGGTATGGGTTCTGGATGCCCGGCTGCCAGCTGTGGGCCTACAAGGGGCAATCTGAGTCCTCCCCCGATCTTAACTCTTCCCTCCCACACCCACCCTATCACCAACCTTGACAccatcttcctctctcctctgtgGATTCTGATCTGAACTTGAACCTGACTCCACTCCCCCATCAGCCCCCATCAGCTTCCCACTGGCCCCCATCCCTAACCTGGATCCCCAGTTGCCATCCTTCCCCACCTTGGAGCAGATGCGTCGGTTCCGCCGGGTCCACACCACCACCAGCTTATCTGGctgcctgggggagggggagggggagggggaaagagagtGGGCTGCCTGGTCAGGCTCACCCGCCTCCccatctcctctttctcctcctcccccagctccctcAGGGTCTTCCTTCTgcccacctctccctcctccaggagAGGGCCTGGGCAGCCCTTTATCTGGGGCCACAGGGTGCAGGGTGGAGCTGCTAAGGCAGGGTGGGGCCACAGCAGAAGGGCAAAGGCCCAGACAGTGTGGGCAGGCAGGGACTATGAGGAAAGACAGCAAGAGACAGGGACAGGCACATTCAGAGACcaagacacacagaaacacaagGACCCGGTAAGAGATGCCAGACACAGATGCGCACTTGAGCGTTGTGTACACACGCAGACTCCGATACAGGGAGACAAAGACGAGGGATAAAAGAAGTCCCTTCGCGCAAAGATGTTTGTGGGGCGCCCATCATAAACCCAACCCAGTTTTGGGGACAGAGGCGGGCAAAAGAGGGGCAAGACCTTTCCGATGAGGACAATGGAGGTGGGGGCAGACTACcagtcaagaaagaaaataaattaacaagcGAACTTCAGGGTGATGTGAGGGAACCCCTTGGGGGTCTCCTTGAGGTTGGGTGTCTGAGCAGAGACATGAGTGGCAGGGGGATGGGCTGTGTGAGGATCTGGAGAAAGAGGGAATGGCAAGTCCAAGGGTCTGCAGCTGGAGGGTGACGTcagagagaggggcagagagTTGGGGGTGAGGCCAGAGAGGCAGTAGAGGGTCAGCTTGTCATTAACCAACACTGCCATCCCTCGCCCGCCATGTCCAGCCCTTTGCTGGGCCCAGGGGTCCCAAGGAGGATCAGTTTTCAGCGAGATGTTGACAGTGGAGCCTGGGGGGCAATCAGGGAAGACTTCCAGGGGTGACATCTAAACTGAACAGCATATATGCCAGGTCAGAGGAGAGGCAGAGGCAAAGCAAGAGGACAGAGATGGCCACGCAGGGCCCATTCTCAGGCACTGAGTGGActcagggctgggcctgggggcaGAAGGCCCCTTTGGGTTAGATGTTCAACTGCTACCCAGGAGGGGTGATGCTTGAGGGGACAATCCGGCCGAGGGCAGCACACAATCTTGCCTTGCCTGTACCCAGCCCCATGCCAGACGCTTGGGTTTGCCCAGCTCACTGTTCCTCTAGGGGCCAAGCCAGGATAACTGGCTCTCTGTTAACCCTGAGGATGCTGAGGCCCAGACAGATTTGGAGCCAAACAAGGTTACACGGTTGAGCCTAGAGCCCTCCAGCCCTGAGCCAAGTTCCCTTCCCCAAGCCCAGATTGCTGGCGATGGCAGAGCAAGGGTAACTAAGGGGCCTTCCCAGAAAGGGGAAGCGGACAGGGGGTGCCTAGGGAGGGCGGGGCTTGGCTGGGCAGCCTGACTCAGGCTGCGCACGCCCTCCTGGGAAGCTGCAACCTGGGCAGGGGCAGCTTCCCGGCCTGGGCTCCAGGCTAAGCAGCCCAGGAGGCCCTACCCACAGCCGCCTGTGACTCAGCTGCGTTGACACTGCTGGCACCCTCAGCCTGCTGTGCCCAGCGTTTCCCTGGCCTCCCGCAGGATGCTGGAGCAGGAGCCAGAGGCCAGAGTTCAAGTGCCAGCCCCCAAGTTCTCCCGGGCTCTGCTGAAAGATGTGAATAGCCCTGTAGCAGGCCCAGTGTGGGCAAGGCCAGGAATATGGCAGCTGCCCAAGGGACCCCAGCCTCCTGCTCACTCCCCTCCCCCTGGACCCTATGGtcccttcctgccccagcccttcCCCTGGGGAGCCTAAATTTAGCCCCATCTGGGGGGTGAGGCCCCCACAGCTGTGCCCTAAtccagccaagggaagctgaCACCAGCGAGCACGTATATTTAGGGTGTGACGCAGGGGCCTGGGCAGCTATGGGTGGCGGCATGTGAACGAGATGCCCCTGAGCCTGCTGGTAGTCCGGGCTGGGGCCTGCACCCTCTCGTGAATCACCCCTCACCGTCCCACCTTGCCCTCCACAACCCTCTCATCCCGGACACACAACCTCCTAGGTCCTCAGGCCCCTTTAAGCTGCTCCCCGCCTCCCTCCTCATTCCTCCCAGCACTCAGTTTCCCCTTTTAAGGACATTGTGGAGATGTTTCCAGCCTCCCAGCACTCTAGCTGAAGAGGCGGGAGTTAGAGGGGTTCTTCTGGCTCAACAAGATGACAGGGGAGGAGGGGGCAACATCTCTGTTCTTAGCTGGACTAAGTAAGGTCAGGGAGGTTCCTGCCCCAGCCCTAGCCACCTGCAGACCTCAAAACTTCATCCCTTTTCCAATGCCACCCTGAATCACCTTTCTGGCACAAGACACGCggcctccctcccccaaccctgacCGCAGCTGAGGAAGGAGTGGACACAGGCAGAACCTCAGGCCTGAAAGTCCTGACCCCCGCGCAGGGAAGGCTGCCCACACCCCCACCTCCAGGGGTCCCACAAATTGCAAGGGCACTTCTGAATCTCCAAGCCTGGGAACAGAAACAGGGCCCAAGCTGGGGTGGGGGCCCATTTGGTCATTGGGCTGGGGGGCAGAATCCTCTCAGACTCAAAGGGCTGGATGAGGTCCCAGTTCGGAGGAGACCCCTGGGCTCCCTCCCACTCACCATTTCTTGGTGCACTCCAACACCAGCTCGTGGTAACAGGCCACGAACTGGAACTTGGCCGCCCGCTTGCCCACGCGCTGCAGGCGCTTCCACACCGAGGTCATGGCCCCCGCCGCCCGGCCGCCCACTTCTCAGGCCCGGGGCTCCCGCTGGCCCGCCACTGCTGGCCCGGCCCGGGTCCCCATGGCCTGTCTGCGCCGCCCGCCCCGTCCGTGCGGAGGTGTCCCAGACTCCGACCGGGGACTGCACTCTCCGCTGCCGCCAATGGGGCCCGCCGGGTGGTCTGGCTGAATCGGCGGGGTCGTCTGGGGCGCGTCGGGTGGCCGAGCGCGGAGCTGGGAGCGCGCCGTTTCCTGGAGCCGCACCCCCGTCGGAAGGCGGGCGGGGCTCCGGCGCGGGGCGGGGGCCGGGGCAGGAGCGCGGGGGGCGGGGCGACCCGGCTTCCGGGGCCTCGCGCAGCGACCCGGGAGAGAGAGCAGGAGCGGGGGccggggggggcgggggggacgTGGAGGGAGTGTCACCCGACCGCAGTGCCCGCTCGGGGCGCGCAGAGGCTGCGTGGACCCCGAGAGAGGGCAACCAGCAACTTCGTGCCACCCTAGAGAGCGCTACCCGGGCCGCCTCCCTTCCTGCCCGCAGCCCTGGGAGGTATGTACTGCTGGCCCCCTTTCACAGGCtgggaaaactgagacccagaaagggGAAGGGACTTGCTCAGAGTCATACTGTGAATCTGGGCGAGGACCAGCTCTCCTCTACTCCATGGTGCAGCCACCCACGTCTTAACCAGAGCAGGAAGGCATCGAGTCAGGACTAACCTCGGGGGCCCAACCTCAGAACCTGACTGCTGTCGAGTGGGAAGATAATCCCAAACCCCGACAAGTAGCTGCAGATTCACAACTGACTTCCAACcaagtgtgaccttgggcaaagcgctaacactctgagcctcagtttcaatgtctattaaatggggataattatagtTCCGCCTTTTACGGAATCACTGAGAGCACGAACCTCAGAAAGCATTTAGCAgaaagcctggctgattttgctGTGCCTTACTAAATGGGATGAACTATCATGGATGGGGAAAACGTGTcatttctgtgtgtatgtttacTCTCCCTCCCCAGGAAAGCCTGCCTGGGGCGTTAGCGGCTCTGTGAACCCCTAGATTAGAGCCTTTATCGCTTACCCACCCGCCCTGCATGGTAATGAGCCTCTGCAGGTGTCAGCTGCCCTGGGGCAACAGGTCAGTTTGCTCCCTCCCGCCGCTCTGCAAGGTGTGTGAATGAACAGGAGCCCGGTGCGTGACGGCTACTTGGTTTAACGGGGTGTCAGAGTGCCAAGACTGCCAGCTGGGCTGCATCTCCAGGAGGCACCACACACCTCGGTGTGCGGCTTCGCCTCTTTTCAGGAGGTTGTGGGGTGTCGTGTGCGCGTGTGCGGGGCTGAGTACCCACTGTCTCCGAACGTGCTGACTTCTTCTGGTGGGCTTGACACCTGGGTTTGGTTCCCAGTCCCAGCGGTGTGGGTCCCCGGTTTCCTAAGAAGAAACCTTTAACAGATAACTGTAAAGACCGCTAGTGCTGTGGGGAGAGCCGGCGGTCTTCATAGACTAAGCGGGGAATACGGTTCCCTGGGACCCCATCAACCTTCATCGCCGCGGATTCTCACGCCTGGCCTCCGGGAAAGCCCGAGGTGCCGCAACTTCACATCGCTCTGCCTCTGCCGCGCCTCCCTCCCACCCGCGGGTTGTGAGCTCCCAAACCGTTCCAGGAGGCGCCTCCCCCGCCCCCGCCGGGGCCCCTTGCTCAGCCGACTCCGGCCACCCATTTCCTGCGCTGCCCCAACCCCGCCCCGCGCGGGGTGGAAAGTTTCCCTCCTCAAGGTGGGCggctccttctccttccttcccggCGGGGAAAGCCCGAAGCGAACTGGGAGGAGGCGGAGGACTCGGAGGTCGCGGGcgagagaggggaagtgactcgACCGCAGTCACCCGGGCGGCTGAGCCAAGCTCGGCCAGCCGGGAGCGCCCCCAGCCCCGCCCGGGCGGGACGGCAGGACCTTCACTCGGGGGTCTCGGGCGCCACCCGCCGGCAGAGCGCGGGGCCGCACCTGCCAGAACGCCGAGGTCTTCCCGCCCCAGAGCCAGCCAGGCAGAGTACAACGACGCTGAGAGTATTTATTTATCTACGCGCCCTGGAGGCCGGCCCCTAAATTTAAATATCCAGCACGGGGCCTTGGCCCTCCTGGCCATGGGTGGGTATTGGGACGGGTCCTGGAGCCCTACCAGGGCAGAGGAACCCAGAGCCCGGAGGTGGGATGCCCCTGAGCCAGCAGCTGCCGATAGCAACAAAAGGTGAGGAGGAGATGGGAGCGAGGCACTCATCCCAATCCCAGAGATGCCAAGGGGAGGGGAAGATGCTTCGGGCCCCACGGCAAGGCTGAGGGTTGGCCAAGCTGGGGGTGCACACATGTGGAAGAAGTGGAGGCCCAGTACCATGGGCAGAGGCTGTACCCTAGGTACCCGCCCCAGTGCCAGTCAACCCAAGACAGGAGAAAGGGTTTGGCAGTTTCGCCTCTGAGGAATACATGCCTGGCCCTCCTGTGAGGTGAGGTGGTATGGGGGAAGGCGCAGGCTCCGCAGTCTGAGGGCTTGCCGGAGGGGGAGTTTCTGAGCCTTTTGCATGGGTGCGTGCCCCCTGCCCCCCAGCTCTTCAGAGGCTGATGTGGAAGGCATCCTGCAGCCACTGGTCACGGGCATTGTGCGTCTGGGGCACAGTGAGGGGTGGTGGGTCAGGAGGCAGGCTGGCATCGGGAGGCTCCTCATCGTCAGACAGGCCCGCATCCGGTGGGTAGGAGCTGTCCGAATGGAGGGAGGATGACAGGTCCTGACAGAAGCTCAGGTCTTGACACAGGTGTTTGTAGTCCTGGATTGACTCGTACAGGCCCCACAGCTGGCACAACAGGGACATGTCCAACTGCCGCAGCCCCACCTGCAGACAACTGAGGGTGGGCTGGAGTTGGGGTCCAGGCCACCCCAGCCCATCTTCCCCGCACCTTCCtaaacaaaggtttttttttttgtttggcaGTGCAACTTTAAAGTTGCACACCTGCAAGCTATGCAACTTTAGTCACGACCCAAAAAATGGGGTTATTATCCATTTAGCAGGATGAAGTAACATCAGCagatcatttgaaaatatatggtAACTACTGCCATAATTTTTAACTATCACTAATTATTGTTACCATAACCCTTGGAACCCAACTGGTGCCTGCAAGTCCTCTGAGACCCAGGCCGCCTGTCCCAGTCCCCTGCGTTCCGCATCAGCCCCCCGCCCAGCTGGCCCGGCGCCCACCCACTTACCATCTCCTTGCGCAGCGCGGCCAGTGCCGAGTCGAGGTTGACAGGACGACGCGGGCCGGCTGCGGGTCCCGCGTTGGCGGCGCCGGCGGCGTGGCGGGGCCCGTCCGGGGCGCGGGCGGCGCGGCTCAGCTCGTCGTGGATGCGGCTGCGCTGGCTGTAGACGCGCTCCAGCTCCCGCCACGAGCCCCCGTTCGCATTAAGGAGGCCGCTGAGGCCGCGCGGCAGCGGTGGGAGCCCGGCCAAGGCGCAGCTTGCCCCGCCCGGCGCCTCTGCCGAGGGCAGCCCGTTCATGGCCACGGACGGCGATGCCACCTCCTTCTCCCCAACACTCCGCCCGGGACGCTGCCCGCAGGCCCCGCACCCCGCGGCCCCGCCGAAGCCCAGCCGCCGCCCGCAGGCCGCGCTTTGTTCCTTCCCCAGCTCCTCAGACTCCGCCTCTGCCCCACCCCCTCCGCATGGGCCGGGCCTCTCTTAAAAAGGCAGCGGCTGTGGGACCACGTCGCGTAAAGCTGAGAAAAAGACAGCGGGGCACCCACTCACTCAAGGGGAGATGGAAAAA
The sequence above is a segment of the Theropithecus gelada isolate Dixy chromosome 14, Tgel_1.0, whole genome shotgun sequence genome. Coding sequences within it:
- the FAM89B gene encoding leucine repeat adapter protein 25 isoform X1 codes for the protein MNGLPSAEAPGGASCALAGLPPLPRGLSGLLNANGGSWRELERVYSQRSRIHDELSRAARAPDGPRHAAGAANAGPAAGPRRPVNLDSALAALRKEMVGLRQLDMSLLCQLWGLYESIQDYKHLCQDLSFCQDLSSSLHSDSSYPPDAGLSDDEEPPDASLPPDPPPLTVPQTHNARDQWLQDAFHISL
- the FAM89B gene encoding leucine repeat adapter protein 25 isoform X3, giving the protein MNGLPSAEAPGGASCALAGLPPLPRGLSGLLNANGGSWRELERVYSQRSRIHDELSRAARAPDGPRHAAGAANAGPAAGPRRPVNLDSALAALRKEMLSAGGAAAVGHVPVVPAVGPVRVNPGLQTPVSRPELLSGPVILPPFGQLLPTGCGPV
- the FAM89B gene encoding leucine repeat adapter protein 25 isoform X2, yielding MNGLPSAEAPGGASCALAGLPPLPRGLSGLLNANGGSWRELERVYSQRSRIHDELSRAARAPDGPRHAAGAANAGPAAGPRRPVNLDSALAALRKEMLWGLYESIQDYKHLCQDLSFCQDLSSSLHSDSSYPPDAGLSDDEEPPDASLPPDPPPLTVPQTHNARDQWLQDAFHISL